The following are encoded in a window of Gramella sp. MT6 genomic DNA:
- a CDS encoding TolC family protein — translation MLFIFFFSCAPKMQDVEAPIENPENFTDGGNTNVQEKWWTSFEDPVLNRLVDTALTANLELAGSWEQFQASIASVKRQRSFLFPDIQAEARTGISRPEPDFAGGENTRFGVSAAYEIDLWGRIRSGIEAEEFRAQANYFDYQAAAMTVSAETAINWYRLVAARKELALIEEQVETNENILKLIRARYTSGQIRAVDILRQENLVESTRNQKITFETEVQLIENQLAVLLGIPPQNLSNIPNTDFPELPGLPETSLPLELTRRRPDLKSAYSLVLAADRDMAQAIRNKYPQISLDLSAQARSNDFNALFQDWAYTLAGNIVAPLIYGGRLKAEVDRTEALKNQRLYEYGQTVLIAFREVEDALIREIKQKERITTLEKQLDLSAKTNKQLKLSFLNGLTDYLDVLLALGQEQQLQRDLINARQQLLEIRISLYRALAGGFETEREVEMEELKYLEE, via the coding sequence ATGCTTTTTATTTTTTTCTTTTCCTGTGCTCCCAAAATGCAAGATGTGGAGGCTCCTATAGAAAATCCAGAAAATTTTACCGATGGTGGTAATACTAATGTTCAGGAAAAATGGTGGACTTCATTCGAAGATCCAGTTTTGAACCGGCTGGTAGATACCGCTCTCACGGCTAATCTTGAACTGGCAGGTTCCTGGGAACAATTTCAGGCATCTATTGCTAGTGTAAAGAGACAGCGTTCCTTCTTATTCCCCGACATTCAGGCTGAAGCCAGAACCGGTATAAGTCGCCCGGAGCCAGATTTTGCCGGGGGTGAGAATACGAGATTTGGAGTTTCCGCCGCTTACGAAATAGATCTTTGGGGAAGAATTCGCTCAGGTATCGAGGCCGAAGAATTCCGGGCTCAGGCAAATTATTTCGATTATCAGGCTGCGGCGATGACGGTTTCTGCAGAAACAGCTATAAATTGGTATCGGCTGGTGGCTGCGAGGAAAGAGCTTGCTCTTATTGAAGAACAGGTTGAGACCAATGAGAATATTTTAAAACTGATAAGGGCGAGATATACCAGTGGACAAATTAGAGCAGTAGATATTTTAAGGCAGGAGAATCTTGTGGAATCTACTCGCAATCAGAAGATCACTTTTGAAACCGAAGTACAGCTTATTGAGAATCAACTTGCGGTATTACTGGGTATACCACCTCAAAATTTAAGCAATATTCCAAATACCGACTTTCCAGAACTTCCAGGTTTACCCGAAACCAGTTTACCGCTGGAATTGACCAGAAGAAGGCCCGATCTTAAAAGCGCCTATAGCCTGGTGCTAGCCGCAGATCGCGATATGGCGCAGGCTATTAGAAATAAATATCCGCAGATCTCACTTGATTTAAGCGCACAGGCCAGATCTAATGATTTTAATGCCTTGTTTCAGGATTGGGCTTATACCCTTGCCGGGAATATAGTGGCTCCATTGATCTATGGCGGAAGACTTAAAGCTGAAGTAGACCGAACAGAAGCCTTGAAAAATCAACGATTATATGAATATGGACAAACTGTGCTAATTGCTTTTAGGGAGGTTGAAGATGCATTAATCCGAGAAATAAAGCAGAAAGAAAGAATAACTACCCTCGAAAAACAGCTGGATCTTTCTGCAAAAACAAACAAACAATTAAAACTTTCCTTTTTAAATGGATTAACAGATTACCTGGATGTATTGTTGGCCCTGGGACAGGAACAGCAATTACAGAGAGACCTTATCAATGCCAGACAACAACTACTGGAAATTAGAATCTCATTATACCGTGCACTCGCCGGAGGTTTTGAAACTGAAAGAGAAGTTGAAATGGAAGAATTAAAATACCTGGAAGAATAA
- a CDS encoding efflux RND transporter periplasmic adaptor subunit, whose translation MSTKKILIICGVILLIAVVITAFIFLSEPTAQSEGATKQMAMLVKVEPAEKGDFKPIIVATGTVQPVEDVMLSPLVGGQVIRRDDSFIPGGFVKKGEVLLQIDPSDYRNTLELRKSELQQAETNLDVEMGRQEVAEQDLELLGIDSLSQDQKSLVLRKPQLSSVEANLKSARASVQQAQLNLSRTTIKAPFDAHILSQNVTIGSQVSPGDNLGRLVGTDFYWINLTVPVNKIKWLHFPGSDSEKGSPVKILSTSAWNEGEFREGYLYKQVGALDDQTRLARVLVRVPDPLGRNSEKDKPELMIGSFVEAHMQAEEIKDVVRLNRDLIRSNNTVWVMQEGELQIRDVEILLTDAKYSYIKKGLEDGDSVVVTNLSTVSNGIKLRTEKDSNSTGNKEMMN comes from the coding sequence ATGAGTACGAAAAAAATATTGATCATTTGTGGTGTCATATTGCTAATCGCGGTAGTGATCACTGCATTTATTTTTCTTAGCGAACCCACTGCACAAAGTGAAGGAGCTACAAAACAAATGGCTATGCTCGTAAAAGTTGAACCAGCTGAAAAGGGAGATTTTAAACCAATTATTGTAGCTACGGGAACGGTACAGCCTGTTGAAGATGTGATGTTAAGCCCTTTGGTGGGCGGCCAGGTAATAAGACGCGATGACTCATTTATTCCAGGGGGATTCGTAAAAAAAGGAGAAGTACTTCTTCAGATAGATCCTTCAGATTATCGAAACACGTTGGAATTAAGAAAAAGCGAACTTCAGCAGGCAGAAACAAACCTGGATGTTGAAATGGGAAGACAGGAAGTGGCAGAACAGGACCTGGAATTACTCGGCATAGATTCCCTTTCTCAGGATCAAAAGTCCCTTGTTCTTAGAAAACCTCAGCTAAGTTCTGTAGAAGCAAACCTTAAATCGGCCAGGGCATCAGTTCAGCAGGCTCAATTAAACCTTTCCCGCACGACAATAAAAGCTCCGTTTGATGCACATATCCTTAGCCAGAATGTAACGATAGGTTCGCAGGTTAGCCCGGGAGATAATCTTGGCAGACTGGTTGGCACAGATTTTTACTGGATCAACCTAACCGTACCGGTTAATAAGATCAAATGGTTGCATTTCCCTGGCTCAGATTCTGAAAAGGGTTCACCGGTAAAGATCTTAAGTACTTCGGCATGGAATGAAGGTGAATTCCGTGAAGGTTATCTATATAAACAGGTTGGCGCATTAGATGATCAAACGAGATTGGCCAGGGTATTGGTACGGGTTCCAGATCCCCTGGGCCGGAATTCAGAAAAGGACAAACCAGAACTAATGATAGGATCTTTTGTAGAAGCTCATATGCAGGCTGAAGAGATAAAAGACGTGGTAAGGCTTAACCGTGATCTTATTAGAAGTAATAACACGGTTTGGGTCATGCAAGAAGGGGAACTACAAATAAGAGATGTAGAGATCTTGCTTACAGATGCTAAATATTCCTATATCAAAAAAGGCCTGGAAGATGGAGATTCAGTAGTGGTTACCAATTTGAGCACTGTATCTAACGGTATAAAGCTGAGAACAGAAAAGGATAGCAACTCCACAGGAAATAAAGAAATGATGAATTAG
- a CDS encoding efflux RND transporter permease subunit, with protein sequence MSENGEKKVRREGVIGYMARNSIAANLLMLVLLGGGIYTMFKIQKEVFPQFQLDYVEVNVTYPGAAPAEVEQGIILPVEEAVRGIQGIKEIVSTANEGSGNVTIELIAGTNRMKSFQEIDQAVSRIRTFPDDIEEPQVNLQTRQRDVLEISLFGNTDIWNLRQLAERLRNRLLSNPNITQVELGNVPDYVTHIEIPRNKLREYNLTLGQVADIIERSSRDVPAGAVETESGEILLRMKERKQWAEEFGNITIVSSPSGAKVVLEDIAKITDGFEETGFHGQFNQQPAVSLSIYRVGDQSPLEISEITNEILEDFQLPPGIEYRIDSNRAEDYRERLSLLTENGVLAIIIVMVILTLFLEYRLAFWVMMGMAISFIGGMLFLPLVGVSINMISMFGFLIVLGIVVDDAIVVGENVYEYRQKGMSAIDAAIKGTRDVSRPVIFSIITTIIAFVPLLFMPGETGKFWWPLPVVVIVILAISLLEALFILPSHLAHLSIKKKKGFIRKFEDWQEKFARGFDRLIDKYYRPLLDKCLEFRYITLTAAIALLLMVGAYGYSDHMGMIMMPEVAADEIEAGVSLPVGTTPLQAAKVAEEITESTRKMFEEHNLYEVAEGIKTNVRGQNFIDVEIVMRPPDQREMTAREVIALWRDNIGDIEGVDQITFEAERGPGGYQQAISVDLSHPDINVLERASQAFLQRVKAFNNTRDVNDNYNKGKMQYDFKLKPEGRNLGLTSSEVGQQVRDAFYGALAMRQLRGTNEIEVRVKLPLEERRDLQNLENFLVRTPTGVEVPLLDVVDVEQREAFTNINRRDGSRVVTVGMDVEPANTVSQVLASIEQEVLPQLRADFPGITWSFEGSQADMRESTSSLWSGFSIAMLLIYALLAIAFNSYTQPLIVLIAIPFGIVGAVIGHILLGYDLSLVSLMGVIALSGVVVNDSLIMIDYANKKRKDNSIYDSIHEAGIRRFRPIMLTTLTTFGGLTPIILETSSQAYYLIPMAISLGFGIVFATSIILVIVPCLYLISEDIRLYVEKGKTVEKQPVSQH encoded by the coding sequence ATGAGCGAGAATGGAGAAAAAAAGGTAAGACGTGAGGGAGTCATAGGCTACATGGCCAGAAACTCTATTGCCGCAAATCTTTTGATGCTGGTATTATTAGGTGGCGGTATTTATACCATGTTTAAAATTCAGAAAGAGGTCTTCCCGCAATTCCAATTGGATTATGTAGAGGTTAATGTAACCTATCCCGGCGCTGCTCCTGCCGAAGTGGAACAAGGCATCATACTACCCGTAGAGGAAGCAGTACGAGGTATCCAGGGAATCAAAGAGATCGTTTCCACTGCCAATGAGGGATCGGGAAATGTTACTATCGAACTTATTGCTGGAACGAACAGAATGAAAAGTTTTCAGGAAATAGACCAGGCAGTGAGCCGTATAAGAACCTTTCCAGATGATATCGAAGAACCCCAGGTAAATTTACAAACCAGGCAAAGGGATGTGCTCGAAATAAGTCTTTTTGGGAATACTGATATCTGGAATTTAAGACAACTGGCAGAAAGGCTCAGGAACCGGCTTCTAAGTAATCCTAATATCACCCAGGTAGAACTAGGTAATGTGCCAGATTATGTGACCCATATTGAGATCCCTAGAAATAAACTTCGGGAGTACAATCTTACTTTAGGTCAGGTTGCAGATATTATTGAAAGATCTAGTCGAGACGTCCCGGCAGGTGCCGTGGAAACCGAATCTGGCGAGATCCTTCTAAGAATGAAGGAGCGGAAGCAATGGGCAGAAGAGTTTGGAAATATTACGATCGTTTCCTCCCCTTCTGGCGCCAAGGTGGTGCTTGAAGATATTGCAAAGATCACAGATGGCTTCGAAGAAACCGGATTTCATGGGCAGTTCAATCAGCAGCCTGCTGTAAGTTTAAGTATTTACAGGGTTGGCGACCAGTCCCCTCTTGAAATTTCTGAAATCACTAATGAAATTCTGGAAGACTTTCAATTACCTCCTGGGATAGAATATCGAATAGATAGTAACCGGGCCGAAGATTATCGTGAAAGATTATCGCTCCTAACAGAAAATGGTGTTCTGGCAATTATTATAGTAATGGTGATCCTAACTCTTTTTCTGGAATACAGGCTTGCCTTCTGGGTAATGATGGGTATGGCCATTTCTTTCATTGGGGGAATGCTGTTTCTACCTCTGGTGGGAGTAAGTATAAATATGATCTCGATGTTCGGGTTTCTTATAGTGTTAGGTATCGTAGTAGATGATGCTATTGTAGTAGGTGAGAATGTATACGAGTATAGGCAGAAAGGCATGAGTGCCATCGATGCTGCTATAAAAGGAACGCGGGATGTTTCTAGACCGGTTATTTTCAGCATAATTACCACGATCATCGCCTTTGTGCCTTTGCTTTTTATGCCTGGTGAAACCGGTAAATTCTGGTGGCCCTTACCAGTTGTGGTAATTGTGATACTTGCCATTTCATTATTGGAAGCATTGTTCATATTGCCCTCTCACCTGGCTCACCTTTCCATAAAAAAGAAGAAGGGGTTTATCAGGAAATTTGAAGACTGGCAGGAAAAATTTGCCCGGGGCTTCGACAGGCTTATTGATAAATATTACCGGCCATTGCTAGACAAATGTCTTGAGTTTCGCTACATAACTCTTACCGCGGCTATAGCTCTTTTACTAATGGTAGGAGCATACGGTTATAGCGACCATATGGGAATGATCATGATGCCCGAGGTTGCCGCAGATGAGATTGAAGCCGGAGTTTCACTTCCGGTGGGCACTACTCCCCTACAAGCTGCCAAGGTAGCGGAAGAGATCACAGAGTCTACCAGGAAAATGTTTGAAGAACATAATTTATATGAAGTCGCTGAAGGAATAAAAACGAATGTGCGCGGTCAGAATTTTATAGATGTAGAGATCGTAATGCGCCCTCCTGACCAAAGAGAAATGACGGCCAGGGAAGTAATTGCACTATGGCGTGATAATATTGGAGATATCGAAGGAGTAGACCAGATCACTTTTGAGGCGGAAAGAGGTCCTGGTGGTTATCAGCAAGCCATTAGCGTAGACCTTAGTCATCCAGATATCAATGTCCTGGAAAGAGCTAGCCAGGCATTCCTGCAAAGAGTAAAGGCCTTTAACAATACCCGTGATGTAAATGATAATTACAACAAGGGAAAGATGCAGTACGATTTCAAATTAAAACCTGAGGGCCGTAACCTGGGGCTTACCTCTTCTGAAGTTGGCCAACAGGTTAGAGATGCGTTTTATGGCGCTTTAGCCATGAGACAGCTAAGGGGAACCAACGAGATCGAGGTACGGGTAAAACTACCGTTGGAAGAACGACGGGACCTTCAGAACCTGGAAAACTTTCTGGTGCGCACCCCTACAGGTGTGGAAGTTCCTTTGCTGGATGTGGTAGATGTAGAGCAAAGAGAAGCTTTCACCAATATTAACCGAAGAGATGGCAGCCGGGTGGTGACAGTAGGAATGGATGTGGAACCTGCGAATACCGTTTCCCAGGTGCTGGCTTCTATAGAACAGGAAGTACTGCCGCAATTACGCGCCGATTTCCCCGGTATTACCTGGAGTTTTGAAGGCAGCCAGGCAGATATGAGAGAATCTACTTCCTCGCTCTGGAGTGGTTTCAGCATTGCGATGTTACTAATTTATGCCCTACTGGCCATAGCATTTAATAGTTATACTCAACCTCTTATAGTATTAATCGCAATTCCGTTTGGGATCGTAGGTGCAGTGATTGGACATATTTTGCTTGGTTATGATCTTTCCCTGGTAAGTTTAATGGGTGTGATCGCCCTATCTGGTGTTGTGGTGAATGACTCCCTTATCATGATAGATTATGCTAATAAAAAACGAAAAGATAATTCGATATACGATTCTATTCACGAAGCAGGCATCAGGCGTTTCAGGCCAATTATGCTCACAACCCTAACCACTTTTGGAGGTTTGACCCCTATCATCCTGGAAACTTCGAGCCAGGCCTATTATCTTATTCCTATGGCAATATCTCTTGGTTTTGGGATCGTGTTTGCAACTTCGATCATCCTGGTCATCGTTCCCTGCTTATATCTGATCTCCGAAGATATAAGACTATATGTTGAGAAAGGAAAAACCGTGGAAAAGCAACCGGTATCTCAACATTAA
- a CDS encoding exonuclease SbcCD subunit D C-terminal domain-containing protein, whose amino-acid sequence MKILHTADWHIGKKLHKHELREDFDLFINWLIEYIKSENIDVLLISGDIFDLANPSSEARKQYYQALIKLQKLNCKIIATGGNHDSPSMLDAPKDLMKALDMEVIGGLPTDLEETLIPVYNRNQEIELVVAAISYLRDADLRSGAGASNYEDRLEAIREGIKNIFNSAAEICQEKYPEIPVIAMGHLYTAGIETSESERDIQIGNLAAFQASQFGEYFKYVALGHIHKPQRVNAGIPVLYSGSPIPLSFSERKDEKRVLVLDIEKGYEPESINLPNFRQLIRLSGNLEELQLKLNSLEHKSELTSLIEVDLVEEQYDAQKIYALDSMVNDFNREGFEIVKQRVQFRNRVKGAAELYKNEQHLEDLKPKDVFTELIARHEYSEQDRNEILAAFDEILEEVQSENTTE is encoded by the coding sequence ATGAAAATACTCCACACTGCCGACTGGCATATTGGTAAAAAACTACATAAACACGAGCTAAGGGAAGATTTCGATCTTTTCATAAACTGGCTCATTGAGTATATCAAATCAGAAAATATTGATGTTCTATTGATATCAGGTGATATTTTTGACCTAGCGAATCCTTCTTCGGAAGCCAGAAAACAATATTACCAGGCACTGATAAAGCTTCAGAAATTAAATTGTAAGATCATCGCTACCGGCGGTAATCATGATTCTCCTTCTATGCTGGACGCTCCCAAGGACCTGATGAAGGCTCTGGACATGGAAGTGATTGGGGGTTTACCCACAGATCTCGAAGAAACCCTAATCCCGGTTTATAATAGGAATCAGGAAATTGAGCTGGTGGTAGCCGCGATCTCCTACCTGCGGGATGCAGATCTTAGGTCGGGCGCAGGAGCCAGCAATTATGAAGACCGGCTGGAAGCAATAAGAGAAGGCATCAAAAATATTTTCAATTCTGCTGCGGAAATTTGCCAGGAAAAATATCCTGAAATTCCGGTTATCGCCATGGGACATTTATATACGGCCGGGATCGAAACTTCAGAAAGCGAACGGGATATTCAAATTGGAAACCTGGCGGCATTCCAGGCTTCACAGTTTGGAGAATATTTCAAATACGTTGCTTTAGGCCATATTCATAAACCGCAGCGAGTGAATGCGGGTATACCAGTTCTCTACAGCGGTTCCCCTATTCCACTTTCATTTTCTGAAAGAAAAGATGAAAAAAGGGTACTGGTCCTTGATATCGAAAAAGGATATGAACCTGAAAGCATCAACCTGCCAAATTTCAGGCAATTGATAAGACTAAGCGGAAATCTGGAGGAACTTCAGTTAAAATTGAATAGCCTTGAACATAAGTCTGAACTAACCTCTTTGATCGAAGTCGACCTGGTTGAGGAACAATATGATGCCCAAAAGATATATGCGCTGGATAGCATGGTGAATGATTTTAACCGTGAAGGGTTCGAGATCGTAAAGCAACGGGTACAGTTCAGGAACAGGGTTAAAGGTGCAGCCGAACTTTACAAGAACGAGCAACACCTTGAAGATCTGAAACCAAAAGATGTTTTTACTGAGCTTATCGCCCGGCATGAATATTCTGAGCAAGATAGGAATGAGATCCTCGCCGCTTTTGACGAGATTCTGGAAGAAGTTCAATCTGAAAATACTACGGAATAA
- a CDS encoding SbcC/MukB-like Walker B domain-containing protein, which produces MKILKVEFENINSLKGFHEIDFSKEPFLTNSLFAITGPTGSGKSSILDVISLALFNHVPRLGKITKNEIQSKGAILTRNQKNSMARVTYECNNGVYSSQWTIEINRNGNLNDYEMEIHDHHSGKLLDLKKSMVPNKNEELIGLNYDQFIKAVLLAQGEFAQFLKAKKEERGELLEKITGTGIYRRLGIKAFEKNKEANREIQEQQNEIKVIQNDLLEDEIIDQHESDLKKKTSQCEDHQKEIEKLKKAIQLKVDIAAQEKEILKQKQIETTATQELRKFDAEHGFPLKQHEKVQAEADQLRDWHLYKNNLKEASETKEKISAAIKDNLEQQTQVLNQSSELIGEPVTAETISGKLDSFREKVLGLQETRKNKLSSYASKKEQLLTELRDTAINFNEQDLQGSIISLTSELENSEKKKDILNQHLKIEAGENLEEVSQKTKAEIKTAREAANIFLNFETRNSEIRNIEKELEKDEKIFEELPRKIKDKKATSESLKLQLQNSEQRKELELMKASLDDLRKKLKDGEACPLCGSEHHPYAHQQDLEDNDLEKEIAELKAKSQAADKELHQLEAEFLSLQKRRNELNNKLNTIQEEQEKSKATFSNNFNEFEGFESRKEIELIADELEKKLEVIIEIDKQVRRSRAIKNAIPLAKELKEIISDGKALKKELDAIYRGNNIQKDVQQISNSWIKLRENFSNYQERAGENEKQLSDLNNQIAKIEQHLDQFIAHTDFQNIEEAWKALMSEAEASKLRQEKQQLSKQIDDARASIKLLNEQLEKLKKLDTETEIEKLKEHLEEKNALFTSLSNECKELERKLKNQQERLKRMQELQEQITEKEKQTKRWRLLNELIGDSKGKQFNDFAQDLTLSQLLKLANVRLQDLNDRYLIDKPEPEEDDGLVAIDEHMGGQRRSVKTLSGGETFILSLSMALALSDLASKNVEINSLFIDEGFGTLDPETLDQTLDTLEKLQAESSKTIGIISHVDSLKERISTQIKLTRNGQGYSSLSIR; this is translated from the coding sequence ATGAAGATCCTGAAAGTAGAATTCGAAAACATCAATTCCCTGAAAGGTTTTCACGAAATAGATTTCAGCAAGGAACCTTTTCTTACCAATTCACTTTTTGCCATTACCGGCCCAACGGGTAGTGGGAAGAGCAGCATCCTTGATGTGATCTCCCTTGCCCTGTTTAACCATGTGCCCCGTTTAGGCAAGATCACCAAAAATGAGATCCAGAGCAAAGGAGCGATACTTACCCGCAACCAGAAAAATTCTATGGCGAGGGTTACCTATGAATGTAATAATGGTGTTTATAGCTCGCAATGGACCATTGAGATCAATAGAAATGGTAACCTGAATGATTATGAGATGGAGATCCATGATCATCATTCAGGTAAATTACTCGATCTGAAAAAGTCTATGGTTCCTAATAAGAACGAGGAATTGATAGGACTCAATTATGACCAGTTCATCAAAGCGGTCTTACTGGCCCAGGGTGAATTCGCCCAATTTTTGAAAGCCAAAAAAGAGGAACGCGGCGAATTGCTCGAAAAAATTACGGGTACTGGAATCTATCGCCGACTCGGAATCAAAGCTTTCGAAAAGAATAAAGAAGCAAATCGTGAGATCCAGGAACAACAGAATGAAATAAAGGTCATTCAAAATGACCTGCTGGAAGATGAAATCATTGATCAACATGAATCTGATCTAAAGAAAAAGACCAGTCAGTGCGAGGATCATCAGAAAGAGATCGAAAAGTTAAAAAAAGCTATCCAGTTAAAAGTTGATATTGCAGCTCAGGAAAAGGAGATCCTTAAGCAGAAACAGATTGAAACAACAGCTACCCAAGAATTAAGGAAATTCGATGCTGAACATGGATTCCCTTTAAAACAACATGAAAAGGTACAGGCAGAAGCAGATCAGTTAAGAGATTGGCATCTGTATAAGAATAATCTGAAAGAGGCCAGCGAAACGAAAGAAAAGATCTCTGCGGCTATAAAGGATAACCTTGAGCAACAAACCCAGGTTTTAAATCAAAGCTCTGAACTAATTGGAGAGCCAGTGACCGCTGAAACCATATCAGGAAAACTGGATTCCTTCAGGGAGAAAGTTCTCGGACTACAGGAAACCAGGAAAAACAAGCTTAGTTCTTATGCTTCCAAAAAAGAACAGCTATTAACAGAACTGCGGGACACCGCGATCAATTTTAATGAGCAGGACCTTCAGGGCTCCATAATTAGTCTTACTTCAGAATTAGAAAATTCCGAAAAGAAAAAAGATATTCTCAATCAACATTTAAAAATTGAGGCCGGGGAAAACCTTGAAGAGGTTTCCCAAAAAACAAAAGCTGAGATCAAAACAGCACGTGAAGCTGCCAATATTTTTCTGAACTTTGAAACCCGGAATTCTGAAATTCGAAACATTGAGAAAGAACTGGAGAAAGATGAAAAGATCTTTGAGGAACTACCGCGGAAGATAAAGGATAAAAAAGCGACCTCAGAATCACTCAAACTCCAACTTCAGAATTCCGAACAAAGGAAAGAGCTCGAGTTGATGAAGGCGAGTCTGGATGATCTTCGAAAGAAATTAAAAGACGGTGAAGCCTGTCCTCTCTGTGGTTCAGAACATCACCCCTATGCTCATCAGCAAGACCTTGAAGACAATGATTTGGAAAAGGAAATTGCGGAACTAAAGGCCAAATCCCAGGCAGCCGACAAAGAACTTCACCAGTTGGAAGCAGAATTCTTAAGCCTTCAAAAGCGCAGGAATGAGTTAAATAATAAGCTGAATACAATTCAGGAAGAACAGGAAAAAAGCAAGGCTACATTTTCAAACAATTTCAACGAGTTCGAAGGTTTCGAATCAAGAAAAGAAATAGAGTTGATCGCCGATGAACTGGAAAAAAAATTGGAGGTTATTATCGAAATTGATAAGCAGGTAAGAAGGTCCAGAGCGATCAAAAATGCCATTCCGCTCGCAAAAGAGTTAAAGGAGATTATTAGCGACGGAAAAGCATTGAAAAAAGAACTGGATGCCATCTATAGAGGGAACAATATTCAGAAAGACGTGCAGCAGATCTCCAATTCGTGGATAAAACTGCGAGAGAATTTTTCAAATTATCAGGAAAGAGCCGGTGAAAATGAAAAACAACTTTCAGATCTAAATAACCAAATCGCAAAGATCGAACAGCATTTAGACCAATTCATTGCTCATACCGATTTTCAAAATATCGAAGAAGCCTGGAAAGCATTAATGTCGGAAGCTGAAGCTTCGAAACTTCGCCAGGAAAAACAACAGCTTTCTAAACAAATAGATGATGCAAGAGCATCTATTAAATTACTAAACGAGCAGCTCGAAAAATTGAAAAAACTAGATACCGAAACTGAAATAGAAAAGTTAAAAGAGCATCTTGAGGAAAAAAATGCGCTGTTCACCAGTCTGAGCAATGAATGCAAAGAACTGGAACGCAAACTTAAAAACCAGCAGGAACGCCTAAAAAGAATGCAGGAACTACAGGAACAGATCACTGAAAAGGAAAAACAAACCAAACGATGGAGATTGCTGAATGAGCTTATTGGGGATTCCAAAGGGAAACAATTCAATGACTTTGCGCAGGACCTTACACTTTCACAATTACTAAAACTGGCCAACGTGCGATTGCAGGATCTTAACGACCGTTACCTTATCGACAAACCCGAACCAGAAGAAGATGATGGCCTGGTAGCAATCGACGAGCATATGGGCGGGCAGCGCAGATCTGTGAAAACACTTTCTGGTGGCGAAACTTTTATTTTAAGTTTAAGTATGGCCCTGGCATTATCTGACCTCGCCTCGAAGAATGTGGAGATCAACAGCCTTTTCATAGATGAAGGTTTTGGAACCCTGGACCCCGAAACATTGGATCAAACCCTTGACACCCTGGAAAAGTTACAGGCAGAAAGTTCAAAAACCATTGGAATTATTAGTCATGTAGATTCATTGAAAGAGCGAATTTCTACACAGATAAAACTTACCAGGAACGGGCAGGGCTATAGTAGTTTAAGCATTAGGTGA
- a CDS encoding universal stress protein has protein sequence MEKNILVPTNFSKHSWNALIFSMNLYKKHPCTFYLINVYQSQNFLTEAIPLGKAKDDEEESEEEISEKGLERMMKGLGFRKENPKHQFKTISFKGNLVDGIQESAEKYGIDLIVLGSDGETAGINPSNDSKISKITEEIEQCPLLVVPEQFELRTEKTLEIVFPTNLRLPFKQKELVPIMELAKGLNASIKILYINSENKKLTEDQEENKEELSKHFADVSFTFHMLTQTTPSTGVHLFIESRDSDFLALYQRKQGFFSRLFRPTRSNEINFDPKLPVLILKEIN, from the coding sequence ATGGAGAAGAACATTTTAGTCCCTACAAATTTTTCAAAACATTCGTGGAATGCATTGATATTTTCCATGAACCTTTATAAAAAACATCCCTGTACCTTTTATCTAATTAACGTATACCAGTCTCAAAATTTCTTAACTGAGGCTATTCCACTTGGTAAGGCTAAAGATGACGAGGAAGAGAGCGAAGAGGAGATTTCTGAAAAGGGTCTGGAACGTATGATGAAAGGTTTAGGATTTAGAAAGGAGAATCCTAAACATCAATTCAAAACCATTTCATTCAAAGGGAATCTGGTAGATGGGATTCAGGAAAGTGCCGAAAAGTATGGTATTGATCTGATTGTACTTGGATCTGACGGGGAAACCGCTGGAATAAATCCTTCCAACGACAGTAAGATTTCAAAAATTACCGAAGAAATTGAGCAATGTCCTCTGCTGGTAGTGCCGGAACAGTTTGAATTGAGAACCGAGAAAACTCTCGAAATTGTATTTCCAACGAACCTGAGATTACCTTTTAAACAGAAGGAACTGGTTCCCATTATGGAATTAGCTAAAGGGCTGAATGCTTCTATAAAAATACTTTATATCAATAGTGAGAATAAAAAATTAACTGAAGATCAGGAAGAAAACAAGGAAGAACTTAGCAAACATTTTGCCGATGTATCTTTCACTTTTCATATGCTAACTCAAACCACTCCTTCTACCGGGGTACATTTATTCATTGAAAGCAGGGACAGTGATTTTCTGGCACTTTACCAAAGAAAACAGGGTTTCTT